Proteins from a genomic interval of Desulfitibacter alkalitolerans DSM 16504:
- the xsc gene encoding sulfoacetaldehyde acetyltransferase: MAKVKMTPSEAIVEQLLAEGVEYCVGIVGSAFMDMLDLFPAAGIKFIPVRDEHTAGHMMDAYGRISGKVGVCIGQNGPGVTNLVTSVATANLAHTPMLVLGPSAGTPTIGWDGFQECDQVPIFKPITKASFGIPHPSRAADCVRTAFRIMHADRGPVYLDIPRNYFYGELEDEILPPEKYRPTTKLIPDVEILKQAAKVLSEAKNPVILSGRGAVDAGALDVVAELAKYLTAPVAVSYLHNDAFPADNPYWVGPIGYMGSKAAMHSIKEADVILAVGTRLSVFGTLPQYDITYFTGEQKIIQIDINPKQIGRRHPVEVGIVGDAKIAAQEILNILKSQEDRPVDEARMAKIKEKQEAWDKEIYELAMKDGNPINPRRALYEIAKFKPADTIVTTDIGNVSSTANSYMRFTKPKTHVACLTFGNTGFALQAALGAKLAKPESPVLAIVGDGAWGMSFYEIMTAVEQDLPVIACVFNNRAWAAEKKNQVDFYNNRFVGADIKAPSWAKLGEVMGAKGIKIEKPEEIQGALEEAFTAAAKVPVVLEFMVDGTQLAPPFRKDALALPTRFLPKYAHTDHRNW, encoded by the coding sequence ATGGCAAAAGTTAAAATGACACCTAGCGAAGCTATAGTAGAACAATTGTTAGCTGAAGGAGTAGAGTATTGTGTTGGTATAGTAGGATCAGCCTTCATGGACATGCTGGACCTATTTCCAGCGGCAGGGATTAAATTCATTCCAGTAAGAGATGAGCATACAGCAGGACATATGATGGATGCTTACGGAAGAATATCAGGTAAGGTTGGAGTATGTATAGGACAAAATGGTCCTGGAGTTACAAACCTTGTTACTAGTGTGGCAACAGCAAACCTTGCCCATACACCTATGCTAGTACTTGGCCCATCAGCTGGCACACCAACAATTGGTTGGGATGGTTTTCAGGAATGTGATCAGGTGCCAATCTTTAAGCCAATTACAAAAGCATCCTTTGGCATTCCACATCCAAGCAGAGCAGCAGACTGTGTAAGAACAGCATTTAGAATAATGCATGCAGATAGAGGACCAGTGTACTTAGACATACCAAGAAACTACTTTTATGGTGAATTAGAAGATGAAATATTACCACCAGAAAAGTATCGTCCCACAACTAAGCTTATACCTGATGTAGAAATCTTAAAGCAGGCAGCAAAAGTATTATCAGAAGCTAAGAATCCAGTAATCCTATCAGGAAGAGGCGCAGTAGACGCGGGAGCCTTAGATGTAGTAGCAGAACTAGCAAAATACCTAACAGCACCAGTAGCAGTATCATATCTGCACAATGATGCATTCCCAGCAGATAATCCATACTGGGTAGGCCCAATAGGCTACATGGGTTCAAAAGCAGCAATGCATTCAATCAAAGAAGCAGATGTAATCCTGGCAGTAGGAACAAGATTGTCAGTGTTTGGCACACTGCCACAATATGATATCACCTACTTCACAGGGGAACAAAAGATAATTCAAATAGACATTAATCCAAAACAAATTGGAAGAAGACACCCAGTAGAAGTAGGAATAGTAGGGGACGCAAAAATCGCAGCACAAGAAATATTAAACATCTTAAAGAGCCAGGAAGACAGACCAGTAGATGAAGCAAGAATGGCTAAAATCAAAGAGAAGCAAGAAGCATGGGACAAAGAAATCTATGAATTAGCAATGAAAGATGGCAACCCAATTAACCCAAGAAGAGCGCTTTATGAAATAGCAAAGTTTAAGCCAGCAGACACAATCGTAACAACAGATATTGGAAACGTATCCTCAACAGCAAACAGCTACATGAGATTTACAAAGCCAAAAACCCATGTGGCATGCTTGACCTTTGGAAATACAGGTTTTGCTTTACAAGCTGCATTAGGAGCAAAATTAGCAAAGCCAGAAAGTCCAGTATTAGCAATAGTTGGAGATGGAGCTTGGGGAATGAGCTTCTACGAAATCATGACAGCTGTAGAGCAAGACCTGCCAGTAATTGCTTGCGTATTCAACAATAGAGCATGGGCAGCAGAGAAGAAGAACCAGGTAGACTTCTACAATAACAGATTTGTAGGTGCTGACATCAAAGCTCCAAGCTGGGCAAAGCTAGGCGAAGTAATGGGAGCAAAAGGCATCAAAATTGAAAAGCCAGAAGAAATTCAGGGAGCATTAGAAGAAGCATTCACTGCAGCTGCAAAAGTTCCAGTAGTATTAGAATTCATGGTTGATGGAACACAGCTTGCACCTCCCTTTAGAAAAGATGCTCTAGCTTTACCAACACGTTTCCTTCCAAAATACGCACACACTGACCATAGAAATTGGTAA
- a CDS encoding IS110 family transposase: MSNPLFVGIDISSKDNVVCCLSNDDEKRPISRFSVFNNRPGIFELKDRINQLVSKHDFDRILFGLEHTGCYSTHAAIYLHRHLDFACPDVKVYMFNPSLIKEFKKAHFLDAPKNDRFDAWYIAARLKSGYLPHPFTWSEPLMALQRLTRARYHLMQALVREANFLMSNLYLKCSDYSLVFSNKLSATSLAVLEEFESAEALADASLDDLMEFLIQHGKNRFDDPQAVAKQLQKAARSSYRLPKAMSDSVNLAMASSIRVIRTIQEQLQSLKKAIEDHLKTIPQTLDSVPGIGPIFASGIIAEIGDIHQFDSHKQVAKLAGLAWTQNQSGDFTASSTRLIRSGNRILRYYLIEAASSVRVHDPVFAEYYAMKKAEPKQYAHKRALALTARKLVRLVFFLLKSNQLYQPKGGNRQLN; encoded by the coding sequence ATGTCTAACCCTTTGTTTGTCGGTATCGATATAAGCAGCAAGGACAATGTTGTTTGTTGTTTGTCTAATGATGATGAAAAGCGTCCTATAAGCCGGTTTAGTGTTTTTAATAATAGACCTGGTATTTTTGAGCTTAAGGATCGTATCAACCAGTTGGTTAGTAAACATGATTTTGATAGAATACTTTTTGGTTTAGAGCACACCGGTTGCTACTCTACCCATGCTGCCATCTACTTGCATCGCCATTTGGACTTTGCCTGCCCTGATGTTAAGGTCTACATGTTTAACCCTAGTCTGATTAAGGAGTTTAAAAAGGCTCATTTCTTGGATGCTCCTAAAAATGATAGGTTCGATGCCTGGTATATTGCTGCTAGGCTTAAAAGTGGCTATCTGCCTCATCCTTTTACTTGGAGTGAACCTTTGATGGCTCTTCAAAGGCTTACTCGGGCCAGGTACCACCTCATGCAGGCTCTAGTACGTGAAGCTAATTTTCTTATGTCTAACCTGTACCTGAAGTGTAGTGATTACTCTTTAGTCTTTTCTAACAAGTTATCTGCTACTTCTCTGGCTGTTTTGGAAGAGTTTGAGTCCGCTGAGGCTCTAGCAGATGCTTCTTTGGATGATCTGATGGAGTTTTTAATTCAGCATGGTAAAAACCGCTTTGATGATCCTCAGGCTGTTGCTAAACAGTTGCAAAAGGCTGCTCGTTCTTCTTACAGGTTGCCCAAGGCCATGTCTGATTCTGTTAACTTGGCCATGGCCTCTAGTATTAGGGTTATTAGAACAATCCAGGAACAGCTGCAGTCTTTGAAAAAGGCTATTGAGGACCATTTAAAGACTATTCCTCAAACTCTAGATTCTGTTCCGGGTATCGGTCCTATTTTTGCTTCTGGTATTATTGCTGAAATTGGTGATATCCATCAGTTTGACAGCCATAAACAGGTAGCTAAGTTAGCTGGTCTTGCCTGGACCCAAAATCAGTCTGGTGATTTTACTGCTAGTAGTACAAGGCTTATTCGCTCTGGCAACCGCATTTTAAGGTATTACCTTATTGAGGCGGCAAGCAGTGTTCGGGTGCACGACCCTGTTTTTGCCGAGTATTATGCCATGAAAAAAGCGGAGCCTAAGCAGTATGCTCATAAACGCGCCCTTGCTCTTACTGCCCGTAAACTGGTACGGTTAGTCTTTTTTCTGCTGAAGTCTAACCAACTCTACCAACCGAAAGGGGGAAACCGACAATTAAATTAG
- a CDS encoding aldehyde dehydrogenase family protein, whose protein sequence is MTESQAVIKELVDKARAAQQQVANYTQEQIDEVCLSVSWQMYNDEIISILAKNAVEETKMGVYEDKIKKHKGKVLGLMRDLVGAKSVGLIERDERKGISKYAKPVGVVGALTPVTNPTATPASNALSILKGRNAVIFAPHPASKNSSKLAVDYMREGLKKVGAPEDLIQIIEEPSIELTGELMKQVDLVLATGGSAMVKAAYSSGTPAYGVGPGNSVQIIAEDADIVDAAAKIAMSKQFDNATSCSSENSLIVHEDIYDGFLEELKKNNGYLCDGAEKEKLKAWMWVPNKKGYVGLNPQIIARSAVKIAGDAGFQVDENVKMLMVEGKLPVETEQFSQEKISPVLTIFKYSTFEEAVKILTDLTDMVGTGHSCGIHTFNKEYIEFLGQTMKTSRILVRQPQAQGNGGNFFNGMPSTVTLGCGTWGGNITTENINYRHFINVTWVSEPLPPTKPTDEEMWGNFWAKYGK, encoded by the coding sequence ATGACAGAAAGCCAAGCTGTTATAAAGGAATTAGTAGATAAGGCAAGAGCAGCGCAGCAGCAGGTTGCAAATTACACCCAAGAGCAAATTGATGAGGTCTGCCTATCTGTTAGCTGGCAGATGTACAATGATGAAATTATATCAATACTAGCGAAAAATGCTGTGGAAGAAACTAAGATGGGTGTTTACGAAGACAAGATAAAAAAGCACAAGGGAAAAGTACTTGGGTTAATGAGAGATCTTGTTGGTGCAAAATCAGTTGGGCTTATTGAACGTGATGAGAGAAAGGGAATTTCAAAGTATGCAAAACCTGTTGGTGTAGTAGGCGCATTGACTCCTGTAACCAACCCTACAGCTACCCCAGCCAGCAATGCATTAAGTATCTTAAAGGGCAGGAACGCTGTAATATTTGCTCCACACCCTGCATCTAAAAATAGCTCCAAGCTTGCAGTAGATTATATGAGAGAAGGTCTAAAAAAGGTAGGTGCTCCCGAGGATTTAATTCAAATTATTGAAGAGCCTTCAATTGAATTAACTGGTGAGCTTATGAAACAGGTGGATCTTGTTTTAGCAACTGGCGGTAGTGCCATGGTCAAGGCGGCCTACTCAAGTGGAACTCCAGCATACGGTGTTGGACCAGGAAACTCTGTACAGATTATTGCAGAAGATGCTGATATAGTTGATGCAGCAGCAAAGATTGCCATGAGCAAGCAATTTGACAACGCAACATCTTGTTCATCAGAAAACTCTTTAATAGTCCATGAAGACATTTATGATGGTTTTTTAGAAGAGTTAAAGAAAAACAATGGATATTTATGTGATGGTGCGGAAAAGGAAAAGCTAAAAGCGTGGATGTGGGTACCCAATAAGAAGGGGTATGTAGGATTAAATCCTCAAATAATTGCCAGATCAGCAGTGAAAATTGCCGGTGATGCAGGTTTTCAGGTAGATGAAAATGTCAAAATGCTCATGGTAGAAGGCAAGCTTCCTGTTGAAACTGAACAGTTTTCTCAGGAAAAAATTTCACCGGTCCTAACTATTTTTAAATACTCTACTTTTGAAGAAGCTGTTAAAATTCTTACAGATCTAACTGACATGGTAGGAACCGGACATTCATGTGGTATTCATACATTTAACAAGGAATATATAGAATTTTTGGGTCAGACAATGAAAACTAGTAGAATCTTGGTAAGACAGCCCCAGGCACAAGGAAACGGTGGAAACTTCTTTAATGGAATGCCATCAACTGTTACCCTTGGTTGTGGAACCTGGGGAGGAAATATAACTACTGAAAACATTAATTACCGTCATTTTATTAATGTAACCTGGGTATCAGAGCCCCTACCACCTACCAAGCCTACAGATGAGGAAATGTGGGGAAATTTTTGGGCAAAGTACGGTAAGTAA
- a CDS encoding LysR family transcriptional regulator: MHDIRLSIFIAVVEKGSFSAAAEALHITQPAISARIQSLEEYIGVQLFKRDRKGVTLTRAGETLYKNARLINDLWEQTIKEVRLHSNIFDSRLEIVGSPTVGQYILPCLVKEFKNIYEYINATILVGNNNDVVDKVINNQVHLGFIAGHYVNDKLTIEEIFWDEMILVVSNKHPWAKTKAIEPVDILIDRLILREPGSGTCLFIEQQFKQLGIELSKNKFFLEFGSIETIKSTVEGNSGCSILSKYAVNKELKSGSLVEVDIKGMSFKRPVNAVYRNFNHLPEIYKKFISFVKKTVHTMEIG; the protein is encoded by the coding sequence ATGCATGACATTCGTCTTTCAATATTTATTGCTGTAGTAGAAAAAGGCTCTTTTTCAGCCGCTGCTGAGGCTTTACACATAACCCAGCCGGCCATTAGTGCACGTATCCAGAGCCTGGAGGAATACATTGGGGTACAGTTGTTTAAACGTGATCGTAAGGGAGTTACCCTTACTAGAGCTGGTGAAACCCTGTATAAAAATGCACGTCTTATTAATGATCTCTGGGAACAAACCATTAAAGAGGTTCGTCTGCACAGTAATATATTTGATTCCAGATTAGAGATTGTAGGCAGCCCAACGGTCGGGCAGTATATTCTTCCATGTTTAGTTAAAGAATTTAAAAATATTTATGAATACATTAATGCAACTATACTTGTGGGCAATAATAATGATGTGGTAGACAAGGTTATTAATAATCAGGTTCACCTGGGTTTTATTGCAGGCCATTATGTTAATGATAAGCTAACCATAGAAGAAATCTTCTGGGATGAAATGATATTAGTTGTATCTAACAAGCACCCATGGGCAAAAACCAAAGCGATTGAGCCCGTTGATATATTAATTGACAGGCTTATCCTTAGGGAGCCTGGCTCCGGAACTTGCCTTTTCATAGAACAGCAATTTAAGCAACTTGGAATTGAATTGAGCAAAAATAAGTTTTTCCTTGAGTTTGGAAGTATTGAAACTATTAAATCTACTGTGGAGGGCAACTCAGGATGCTCCATACTTTCTAAATATGCAGTAAACAAGGAACTTAAGAGTGGTTCATTAGTGGAGGTTGACATCAAGGGCATGTCATTTAAAAGGCCAGTCAACGCTGTATATCGAAATTTTAACCACCTGCCTGAAATTTATAAAAAATTTATTTCCTTTGTTAAGAAAACCGTCCATACCATGGAGATTGGATAA
- a CDS encoding nucleoside hydrolase, translated as MERLIFDCDNTLGVEGCDVDDGLALLYLLGKGSVQICGITTTFGNSNLQAVHMTTQQLLKDISMTHIPLLKGCPDKHTLDSEAAHFIVDTVNANQNNISILATGSLTNLYAAYLLDNKVFEKISQIVIMGGITEDLIINGKVLNELNFSCDPAAAQCVLANGKNLSVITGNNCLDAFFTKKDFEERLLSSDSASAQYIARKCWYWFENMMSIFNIDGFHNWDVVAAAYLAEPSLFKNMLYEITPNLNDLEKGYLTVKTQSDWACQINLPVIADLKKFTDDVYGAWLNLNLG; from the coding sequence ATGGAAAGACTAATATTTGACTGCGATAATACTTTGGGTGTTGAAGGATGCGATGTGGATGATGGACTGGCTTTGCTTTACCTGTTGGGGAAGGGAAGTGTTCAAATCTGCGGAATCACTACCACCTTTGGAAACAGCAATCTGCAGGCAGTACATATGACAACTCAGCAATTACTTAAGGACATTTCTATGACTCATATTCCTTTGTTAAAAGGTTGTCCAGATAAACATACCTTAGATAGTGAGGCTGCACATTTTATAGTTGATACTGTAAATGCCAATCAAAATAACATCTCTATTTTAGCCACGGGTTCTCTGACAAATTTATATGCTGCTTATCTATTGGACAATAAAGTCTTTGAAAAAATTTCTCAGATAGTCATTATGGGAGGCATTACTGAGGATTTAATTATAAATGGCAAAGTTCTCAATGAGCTGAACTTTTCATGTGATCCAGCTGCTGCCCAATGTGTGCTAGCAAATGGTAAAAATTTATCAGTAATTACAGGAAACAACTGTCTTGATGCCTTTTTTACCAAAAAAGATTTTGAAGAAAGACTTTTATCCAGTGATAGTGCTTCCGCACAGTATATTGCCAGGAAATGCTGGTATTGGTTTGAAAACATGATGTCTATTTTTAATATAGACGGTTTTCATAATTGGGATGTTGTGGCTGCAGCCTATTTAGCAGAACCTTCACTATTTAAAAACATGCTCTACGAGATAACTCCTAACCTGAATGATCTTGAAAAGGGATATCTGACTGTTAAAACTCAAAGCGATTGGGCCTGTCAAATAAATCTTCCTGTCATAGCTGATTTAAAGAAATTCACCGATGATGTCTACGGAGCATGGCTTAATCTAAACCTAGGCTGA
- a CDS encoding aminoglycoside phosphotransferase family protein gives MLAEQLLSRVREYVNKSSLKQHLGIEPKEEVRVDYLAQGEYNLNYIIETDASRKFVFRVNTGSQMQLQNQIKYEFQALNLLKNSSVTPRPYYLDDSMKSLPYGILIMEFLPGEPLDYRYDLDKAAGTFAVIHGLEFSELDTNFLVKEPGPFTGIYNEASRLLDIYFRCTKASIETAELLEKIILQAEKRKSQEKMLLANSWLRVINTEVNSHNFIVNKEKETCHLIDWEKPILGEPAQDLSHFVIATTTLWKRDYVLSVEEENYFIKTYLDKLPACPQKNTFKERLEMFKFFNYLRAVSWCAMAWTEYIEPCRLLSNKDTFEKIQAYIEPQFLKKIFRNYL, from the coding sequence ATGCTTGCAGAACAATTATTGTCTAGAGTACGGGAATATGTAAATAAGTCATCCTTAAAACAGCACCTGGGTATTGAGCCTAAGGAAGAAGTAAGGGTGGATTACCTAGCCCAAGGAGAATACAATCTAAACTATATAATAGAAACTGATGCTTCAAGGAAATTTGTTTTTAGAGTGAACACGGGAAGTCAAATGCAGCTGCAGAATCAAATTAAATATGAATTTCAGGCATTAAACCTACTGAAGAATTCTAGTGTAACTCCAAGGCCCTATTATTTGGATGACAGCATGAAAAGCCTTCCCTATGGGATTCTCATTATGGAATTTCTTCCTGGTGAACCACTGGATTATAGGTATGACTTGGATAAAGCGGCTGGGACTTTTGCAGTAATTCACGGATTAGAATTTTCAGAGCTTGATACAAATTTCTTAGTAAAGGAACCAGGGCCTTTCACCGGTATTTATAATGAAGCATCTAGACTGCTTGATATATATTTTAGGTGTACCAAGGCTAGTATTGAAACAGCCGAGTTGTTGGAAAAAATTATATTACAGGCAGAAAAAAGAAAAAGTCAGGAAAAAATGCTTTTAGCTAATTCGTGGCTGAGGGTAATTAACACAGAGGTTAATTCTCATAACTTCATTGTAAATAAAGAAAAGGAGACGTGCCATTTAATTGATTGGGAAAAACCTATCCTGGGAGAACCTGCTCAAGACTTGAGCCATTTTGTAATTGCAACAACTACCCTTTGGAAAAGGGATTATGTTTTATCTGTTGAAGAAGAAAATTATTTTATTAAAACCTATTTAGATAAGCTTCCTGCTTGCCCACAAAAAAATACATTTAAAGAACGCCTTGAAATGTTTAAGTTCTTCAACTATCTAAGGGCGGTGTCCTGGTGCGCCATGGCATGGACAGAATATATTGAGCCGTGTCGCCTTTTAAGTAATAAAGATACTTTTGAGAAAATCCAGGCTTACATAGAACCTCAGTTTTTGAAGAAGATTTTTAGAAACTACTTGTAG